The window CTTTCAGAGTACGTTGTCTGATCATCTGCTTGCCTCTCTAAAGTGTGCTACAAAACACGGTCGTCTGTAACGTCGACCGTGAATGCTACCATAATTTTGAACCATGTCAAATTTATGGGTTAAAGATTAATCAGCCTGGCGACGCAAGAATGCCGGAATATCTAAATAACCGCTCTCTTTCTCTTGCTTTGGTGCCGCTGAGCTTTGGCTCGACGATGCCGGAGAAGAAGACGCTGTATTTGTCGGCTGAGGAGTGACCTGTGGCTTCTCTTGCACTTGAGGGCGCAAAGTTTGTGCCGGTTTCTCTTCAGCTTGAGTGGCCATTGCTTGTTGCTGCGGTTGAGCTTGCGGCGTTGGTGCTACTTTTGCCTTACCACCCGCAACAAGAGTGATATCTGGTTTTTTCTCGTTACCAATACCTGTCGCAACAACCGTTACACGGATTTCGTCCGTCATGTCTGGGTCTAGAGAAGTACCGATAACCACAGTTGCATTATCAGAAGCAAATGCTTTAACCGTATTACCCACTGTCTCAAACTCGTCAAGACGCATATCCAAGCCTGCTGTAATGTTAACAAGAACACCACGTGCGCCAGCCAGATCGATGTCTTCCAGAAGTGGGCTAGAAATTGCCATTTCGGCCGCTTCTTCAGCACGGTCTTCACCTTTCGCGATACCACTGCCCATCATCGCATGGCCCATTTCAGACATAACAGTACGTACGTCAGCAAAGTCGACGTTGATCATACCAGGACGAGTAATCAGTTCCGCAATACCTTGTACTGCATTTTTAAGAACATCATTCGCACTTGCAAACGCTTCTAGCAACGTCACGCCACGACCAAGAACTTTTAGTAGCTTTTCGTTTGGAATGGTAATCAATGAGTCAACGTGTTTAGAAAGCTCATCGATACCTTGTTCTGCAAACGCTAAACGCTTCTTACCTTCAAAGCTGAATGGTTTAGTTACCACTGCAACAGTAAGAATGCCTAGCT is drawn from uncultured Vibrio sp. and contains these coding sequences:
- the ftsZ gene encoding cell division protein FtsZ, with the translated sequence MFEPMMEMSDDAVIKVVGVGGGGGNAVEHMVRESIEGVEFISVNTDAQALRKTSVGNVIQIGGDITKGLGAGANPQVGREAALEDRDRIKDSLTGADMVFIAAGMGGGTGTGAAPVIAEVAKELGILTVAVVTKPFSFEGKKRLAFAEQGIDELSKHVDSLITIPNEKLLKVLGRGVTLLEAFASANDVLKNAVQGIAELITRPGMINVDFADVRTVMSEMGHAMMGSGIAKGEDRAEEAAEMAISSPLLEDIDLAGARGVLVNITAGLDMRLDEFETVGNTVKAFASDNATVVIGTSLDPDMTDEIRVTVVATGIGNEKKPDITLVAGGKAKVAPTPQAQPQQQAMATQAEEKPAQTLRPQVQEKPQVTPQPTNTASSSPASSSQSSAAPKQEKESGYLDIPAFLRRQAD